A stretch of Paenibacillus mucilaginosus 3016 DNA encodes these proteins:
- the ftsX gene encoding permease-like cell division protein FtsX encodes MRISTVARHLREGTKNVARNGWMSFASIASIAISLLILGVFLLLTLNVNYLAQQIERQVEIRVYLEVNTSQEKIDEVAAKIKEIPQVKTVTFVSKEQGLADLRERLGENGRQLLEGLEGEDDNPLNDSFTVEVTEPRDVASVAAAIEKLNAPEDPVKTIHRVNYGKGTVETMFKVTSVVRNIGLVIVAGLALTAMFLIANTIKLTIIARRREISIMKLVGATNAFIRWPFFIEGALLGLIGSLIPIVLLLYGYWQLMRWVSLDLNLMLIQLLPFEQVGPKTGALLLGIGVIIGVWGSTISVRKFMRV; translated from the coding sequence ATGAGGATTAGCACGGTAGCCAGACATCTTCGGGAAGGCACCAAGAATGTGGCGCGCAACGGCTGGATGTCCTTTGCTTCCATCGCTTCCATCGCGATCTCCCTCCTGATTCTCGGCGTTTTTCTGCTGCTGACGCTCAATGTGAACTATTTGGCCCAGCAGATCGAGCGGCAGGTCGAGATCCGGGTGTACCTCGAGGTGAATACATCGCAGGAGAAGATCGATGAAGTGGCCGCGAAGATCAAGGAGATTCCGCAGGTGAAGACGGTGACGTTCGTCTCCAAGGAACAGGGGCTTGCCGATCTGCGGGAACGTCTTGGTGAGAACGGCAGGCAGCTGCTGGAGGGGCTGGAGGGCGAAGATGACAATCCCCTCAATGACTCGTTCACGGTGGAAGTAACGGAGCCGCGGGATGTGGCATCGGTTGCGGCCGCGATTGAGAAGCTGAACGCTCCGGAAGATCCGGTGAAGACGATTCATCGTGTGAACTACGGCAAGGGGACGGTCGAGACGATGTTTAAGGTCACCTCGGTGGTCCGCAACATCGGTCTGGTCATCGTAGCGGGACTGGCCCTGACGGCGATGTTCCTCATCGCCAATACGATCAAGCTGACGATTATCGCGCGGCGCCGGGAGATCTCGATTATGAAGCTTGTCGGCGCGACGAATGCGTTTATCCGGTGGCCTTTCTTCATTGAGGGGGCGCTGCTGGGACTGATCGGATCTCTGATTCCGATTGTGCTGCTGCTCTACGGGTATTGGCAGCTGATGCGGTGGGTGTCGCTCGATCTTAATCTGATGCTGATCCAGCTGCTGCCTTTCGAACAAGTGGGACCGAAGACCGGCGCGCTGCTGCTTGGCATCGGCGTGATTATCGGCGTGTGGGGAAGCACGATTTCGGTCCGCAAGTTTATGCGCGTTTGA
- a CDS encoding murein hydrolase activator EnvC family protein — MSNKPFVPFVVAAGLVGMLIAPQSGIAASETQRIQNELNQLRQQKNAYQKKQAETDKQIAQVQNEKARTESDLDALMGQIDSTNTKLNQLNEQIYTVKTSLEQNAVELDEAEVRIETRDQLLKSRLRLMYMNGAVSYADVLLSSTSFSDFLDRLQALQSIVSQDKDILEANKRDHKVIADKRVVIEQKLAEVKTLYGQVSEIKADLVEKEKEKEVRIASLSQQEEQLEHINEEIEQQVMAAAAAESKKQQALFKEQQRVAREAEAARKKNNTSNKGVIAPPQAYAAPGGKFGYPLRSYVSKSSDFGSRRDPITGRTASHSGVDLPAPNGTDILAAEDGVVIMAQSWSGYGNTVMIDHGGGIWTLYGHIRNGGIAVEKGETVKKGQKIAEVGSTGRSTGNHLHFEVRINGNPVNPNGYIGQK, encoded by the coding sequence TTGTCGAACAAGCCTTTTGTGCCTTTTGTCGTCGCAGCCGGACTGGTGGGGATGCTGATCGCACCGCAGTCCGGAATCGCAGCATCGGAAACCCAGCGGATCCAAAATGAGCTGAACCAGCTCAGACAGCAGAAGAATGCTTACCAGAAGAAACAGGCGGAGACGGACAAGCAGATCGCTCAAGTCCAGAACGAGAAGGCGCGAACGGAGAGCGATCTCGATGCTCTGATGGGGCAGATCGACTCGACCAACACGAAGCTCAACCAGTTGAACGAACAGATTTATACTGTGAAAACCTCCCTCGAACAAAATGCCGTAGAGCTTGACGAAGCGGAAGTGCGGATTGAGACGCGCGACCAGCTGCTGAAGTCCAGACTCCGGCTGATGTATATGAACGGCGCGGTTTCTTACGCGGATGTGCTGTTGAGCTCCACAAGCTTCAGCGATTTCCTGGACCGTCTGCAGGCGCTGCAGTCCATCGTCTCGCAGGATAAGGATATCCTCGAGGCGAACAAGCGCGACCACAAGGTCATTGCCGACAAGCGGGTCGTGATTGAACAGAAGCTCGCGGAGGTAAAGACTTTATACGGACAGGTCTCGGAGATCAAGGCCGATCTTGTGGAGAAAGAAAAAGAGAAGGAAGTCCGGATTGCCAGCCTGAGCCAGCAGGAAGAGCAGCTCGAGCATATCAACGAGGAAATCGAACAGCAGGTGATGGCTGCTGCTGCGGCGGAGTCGAAGAAGCAGCAGGCCCTGTTCAAAGAACAGCAGCGGGTGGCTAGAGAAGCGGAAGCGGCAAGAAAGAAGAACAATACGTCGAACAAAGGCGTGATTGCCCCTCCTCAGGCTTATGCGGCTCCCGGGGGGAAGTTCGGTTATCCGCTTCGCAGCTATGTCAGCAAATCCTCCGATTTTGGCTCGCGCCGTGACCCGATCACAGGCCGTACCGCATCTCACAGCGGGGTTGACCTTCCGGCTCCAAACGGAACCGACATTCTCGCGGCGGAAGACGGCGTGGTGATCATGGCCCAATCGTGGAGCGGTTACGGCAATACGGTTATGATCGACCATGGAGGCGGAATTTGGACGCTGTACGGGCATATCCGCAACGGCGGGATTGCAGTGGAGAAGGGTGAGACGGTCAAGAAAGGCCAGAAGATCGCGGAAGTCGGTTCGACCGGTCGCTCCACCGGCAATCACCTTCACTTCGAGGTGCGGATCAACGGGAACCCGGTGAATCCGAACGGCTACATCGGCCAAAAATAA
- a CDS encoding S41 family peptidase has product MTFKGRTVIAFVLLGMFASSIMTLTIVNPSIFAAVGRPGAEGAEVKSGLTQKDYNKIATTYGLIENKFLTEVDREKIVNGAINGMLATLDDPFTVYMDQKEAQQFDENISSSFQGIGAEVTSEDGRIMIVAPIKGSPAEKAGLHANDVILSVNGESLEGQTLNQAIMKIRGPKGTQAKIEIARPGSPEPIQIIVVRDDIDVETVYAEMLEGQIGKIEIRQFASNTSKRFKEELKLLEDQGMKGLIIDVRNDPGGLLTAVVEIVEPFIPKDKAIVQIENRKGEKEVTPSKGSGKPYPVSVLINKGSASASEILAGALHDSVGSKLIGETTFGKGTVQVTFEEEMGDGSNIKMTVYKWLTPNGTWIHKKGIAPDLAVEQPAFFKAAPLSKKETLKPDTNSEDVKNLQIMLQGLALNPDRTDGYYSQQTATAVKAFQRLNDLPVTGEVDTETANKLEKAVLAAIREPKNDLQLKAALQYMQQTVKP; this is encoded by the coding sequence ATGACGTTCAAGGGACGTACGGTGATCGCGTTTGTGCTGCTCGGCATGTTCGCCAGCAGTATCATGACGCTCACGATTGTGAATCCGTCTATCTTCGCAGCTGTCGGAAGGCCGGGGGCTGAAGGGGCGGAGGTCAAGTCGGGGCTGACGCAAAAAGATTATAACAAGATAGCAACGACGTATGGACTCATCGAGAACAAGTTCCTCACCGAAGTGGACCGCGAGAAAATCGTCAACGGGGCAATCAACGGCATGCTGGCAACGCTGGACGATCCGTTCACGGTCTATATGGACCAGAAGGAAGCCCAGCAGTTCGACGAGAACATCTCCTCCTCGTTCCAGGGTATCGGAGCGGAAGTGACGTCGGAGGACGGACGGATTATGATCGTGGCGCCAATCAAGGGATCTCCCGCGGAGAAGGCCGGTCTTCATGCCAATGACGTGATCCTGTCGGTGAACGGCGAATCCCTGGAAGGGCAGACGCTGAACCAGGCGATCATGAAGATCCGCGGGCCGAAAGGCACGCAGGCCAAGATCGAGATCGCGCGGCCCGGCTCGCCCGAGCCGATCCAGATTATCGTCGTCCGCGACGACATTGATGTGGAGACGGTGTACGCCGAGATGCTCGAAGGTCAGATCGGCAAGATCGAGATCCGTCAGTTCGCCAGCAATACGTCGAAGCGCTTCAAGGAAGAGTTGAAGCTCCTGGAGGATCAGGGCATGAAGGGACTCATCATCGATGTGCGCAACGATCCGGGCGGACTCCTGACGGCTGTGGTCGAGATTGTCGAACCGTTCATTCCGAAGGACAAAGCGATCGTGCAGATCGAGAACCGCAAGGGAGAGAAGGAAGTCACGCCTTCCAAAGGCAGCGGCAAGCCGTATCCGGTCTCGGTTCTGATCAACAAGGGCAGTGCCAGCGCTTCGGAGATTCTGGCCGGTGCGCTCCATGATTCGGTAGGCAGCAAGCTCATAGGGGAAACCACTTTCGGCAAGGGGACCGTGCAGGTAACCTTCGAAGAAGAGATGGGCGACGGAAGCAATATCAAGATGACCGTCTACAAGTGGCTCACGCCGAACGGCACCTGGATCCACAAGAAGGGCATTGCTCCGGACCTGGCGGTTGAGCAGCCGGCCTTCTTCAAAGCGGCTCCGCTCTCGAAGAAGGAGACGCTGAAGCCGGATACGAACAGCGAGGACGTCAAGAATCTCCAGATCATGCTGCAGGGGCTTGCCCTGAACCCGGACCGTACGGACGGCTACTACAGCCAGCAGACGGCTACGGCGGTGAAGGCGTTCCAGCGGTTGAACGATCTGCCGGTAACCGGGGAAGTGGACACGGAGACGGCGAACAAGCTGGAGAAAGCAGTGCTGGCGGCGATCCGTGAGCCGAAGAACGATCTGCAGCTCAAAGCGGCTCTGCAGTACATGCAGCAGACGGTCAAACCGTAA
- a CDS encoding PDZ domain-containing protein: MGGLIDWGFRGLKALTELLLNPFYYVGILFIVLQYRRQILLERKLFSVKLHSLISETWRTVLWGWIGGLAASAVMAGIGAVVQPEAVVLLWIVSLLLIWARVRFLCWAYAIGVLGILQAVLVNFPALQEALSWRWAVDSVLALHMPSLFALVAVLHLIEALLVRRQGTRFGTPVFVESKRGKIVGGYQLQGFWPVALFLTVPVQGGAPLPWTPLLGGDLYAGGWAVLALPVMIGFTDMTTSRLPREKVQLSSGLLVLYAALLLLLTALSAWWAPSLLAVSLLCILLHEAIVFYSRWDESRRSPVFVHGNRGLKILGILPGSPAAELGLQVGESLYKVNGMIVRTRQELHHALSQNAAFCRLEILNLAGESKFVKRAIFSGEHHLLGIILAPDEDVLYYTKERPLPFWAYLGRRVRGLSDNRPRPKSM, encoded by the coding sequence ATGGGGGGACTAATCGATTGGGGATTCCGGGGGCTGAAGGCCCTGACGGAACTGCTTTTGAATCCGTTTTACTATGTGGGTATTCTGTTCATCGTGCTTCAATACCGCCGGCAGATTCTGCTGGAACGCAAGCTCTTCTCCGTCAAGCTCCATTCCTTGATCTCCGAAACCTGGAGAACGGTGCTGTGGGGCTGGATCGGTGGTCTTGCCGCTTCGGCCGTGATGGCGGGCATCGGAGCGGTAGTGCAGCCGGAGGCGGTGGTACTGCTGTGGATCGTATCCCTGCTGCTGATCTGGGCTCGGGTACGCTTCTTGTGCTGGGCCTATGCGATCGGTGTGCTGGGTATACTCCAGGCGGTGTTGGTGAACTTCCCGGCGCTGCAGGAAGCCCTGTCCTGGCGCTGGGCTGTGGACTCGGTTCTGGCCCTGCATATGCCGTCGCTGTTCGCCCTTGTGGCGGTGCTTCATCTAATTGAGGCGCTGCTGGTAAGGCGGCAGGGCACACGCTTCGGTACGCCGGTCTTCGTGGAGAGCAAGCGGGGCAAGATCGTCGGCGGCTACCAGCTGCAGGGATTCTGGCCGGTGGCCCTCTTCCTGACCGTGCCGGTGCAGGGCGGGGCACCGCTGCCATGGACGCCCCTGCTCGGCGGAGACCTCTATGCCGGAGGCTGGGCCGTGCTGGCCCTGCCCGTCATGATCGGCTTCACCGATATGACGACTTCGCGGCTGCCGCGGGAGAAAGTGCAGCTGAGCTCCGGCCTGCTCGTGCTCTATGCCGCGCTGCTTCTGCTGCTCACGGCGCTTTCCGCCTGGTGGGCACCGTCGCTCTTGGCCGTATCGCTGCTGTGCATCCTGCTGCACGAAGCGATTGTATTCTACAGCCGCTGGGATGAATCAAGGCGCAGTCCGGTCTTCGTCCACGGGAACCGGGGGCTGAAGATCCTGGGCATCCTGCCGGGCAGCCCGGCTGCGGAGCTTGGTCTGCAGGTCGGCGAATCGCTGTACAAGGTGAACGGCATGATCGTCCGGACCCGGCAGGAGCTCCACCATGCCCTGTCCCAGAATGCGGCCTTCTGCCGGCTGGAGATCTTGAATCTGGCGGGCGAAAGCAAATTCGTCAAGCGGGCCATCTTCTCGGGGGAGCATCATCTGCTTGGCATTATCTTGGCCCCCGATGAGGATGTGCTCTACTATACCAAGGAGCGGCCTCTGCCCTTCTGGGCGTATCTGGGCCGCCGGGTCAGGGGGCTGTCGGACAACCGTCCGCGTCCTAAATCCATGTAA
- a CDS encoding flagellar motor protein MotB: protein MARRRKRENAPGGGHDRWLITYADLITLLLIFFVVMYSMSKVDLDKYDEISDALRSEFNRSHSVLDGGDGITGGVNPPLGADDARLQLEREKRLYRERQFQQMVGQMQAYIEANNLQAQVNAATTTRGVTFTMNDLFLFDLGKAELKPEAKPVLEKLSSLFAEIDATISIEGHTDDLPLATGSIYVDNWGLSGARSLSVLRYFLYDTQLDPQKFVSASYAHTRPVAENTSAENRAKNRRVEIVVLWEEPAS from the coding sequence ATGGCACGCCGGCGTAAGCGCGAAAACGCTCCGGGCGGAGGCCATGACCGCTGGCTGATCACCTACGCCGATCTGATCACGCTGCTCCTGATTTTCTTCGTGGTGATGTACTCTATGAGCAAGGTGGATCTCGATAAATATGATGAGATCTCCGATGCGCTCCGCTCCGAGTTCAACCGCTCCCATTCCGTGCTCGATGGGGGGGACGGTATCACCGGCGGCGTCAATCCGCCGCTCGGGGCCGACGATGCCAGGCTCCAGCTTGAGCGCGAAAAGCGGCTGTACCGGGAGCGCCAGTTCCAGCAGATGGTCGGCCAGATGCAGGCTTACATTGAAGCGAACAACCTGCAGGCTCAGGTGAACGCGGCTACCACCACCCGCGGCGTGACCTTCACGATGAACGATCTGTTCCTGTTCGACCTCGGCAAGGCCGAGCTTAAGCCCGAGGCCAAGCCGGTGCTTGAGAAGCTGTCCAGCCTGTTCGCCGAGATCGACGCCACGATCAGCATCGAAGGGCACACGGACGATCTGCCCTTGGCCACCGGTTCCATCTACGTCGACAACTGGGGACTGTCGGGAGCACGCTCGCTCTCCGTGCTCCGCTACTTCCTCTACGATACGCAGCTCGATCCGCAGAAATTCGTCTCCGCCTCATATGCTCATACCCGGCCGGTCGCAGAGAATACGTCCGCGGAGAACCGGGCCAAGAACCGCCGGGTGGAGATCGTCGTCCTGTGGGAAGAGCCGGCAAGCTGA
- a CDS encoding flagellar motor protein: protein MDLTTIIGILAGLAALVGGYLWDGGDLSSLFVPSALLIVIGGTLGAVAVSFPWSHLKGTLGALRMAFRIPLADPRRHIDEMMEMASVARREGVLSLEQRAQQHPDPFLREGLTLVVDGTDPSLTKQILELEMDALEQQYESRARVLESAGGYAPTMGIIGTVMGLIHVLGNLSEPGNLAPAIAVAFTATLYGVATANLIYLPLANKIKVRGQEVIAEKELLLEGILALQAGENPYLIKKKMMTFLVKDQSGRTEEVEDDGTPA, encoded by the coding sequence GTGGACTTGACGACAATTATTGGCATTCTGGCCGGCCTGGCCGCCCTGGTCGGGGGATATCTCTGGGATGGGGGCGATCTGTCGTCCCTCTTCGTGCCAAGCGCGCTTCTTATCGTGATCGGAGGCACCTTGGGGGCCGTTGCCGTATCGTTCCCCTGGTCCCATCTGAAAGGTACACTGGGCGCGCTGCGGATGGCCTTCCGCATCCCCCTGGCCGATCCGCGAAGGCATATCGACGAGATGATGGAGATGGCGTCGGTAGCCCGGCGCGAAGGCGTGCTGTCTCTGGAACAGCGGGCGCAGCAGCACCCCGACCCGTTCCTGCGCGAGGGACTGACCCTCGTCGTGGACGGCACCGATCCATCCCTCACCAAACAGATCCTGGAGCTGGAGATGGACGCGCTCGAGCAGCAGTATGAAAGCCGCGCACGCGTCCTGGAATCGGCCGGGGGCTACGCCCCGACCATGGGCATTATCGGCACCGTCATGGGACTCATTCATGTTCTAGGCAATCTCTCGGAACCCGGCAATCTCGCGCCGGCCATCGCCGTTGCTTTTACGGCCACCTTATACGGTGTGGCCACAGCGAACCTCATCTATCTTCCCTTGGCAAATAAGATCAAAGTAAGAGGGCAGGAAGTCATCGCCGAAAAAGAGCTTCTGCTCGAAGGCATCCTGGCCCTTCAAGCAGGAGAGAATCCGTATCTGATCAAGAAAAAGATGATGACGTTCCTGGTCAAGGACCAAAGCGGACGCACGGAGGAGGTCGAAGACGATGGCACGCCGGCGTAA
- the uvrB gene encoding excinuclease ABC subunit UvrB, protein MHNEVVVSDKKFQLVSDFTPQGDQPAAIEKLVEGFEAGERYQTLLGATGTGKTFTAAHVIAKLNRPTLLMAHNKTLAAQLCSELKEFFPHNAVEYFVSYYDYYQPEAYIPSSDTFIEKDSSINDEIDKLRHSATSALFERRDVIIVASVSCIYGLGSPMEYRNMVMSLRVGMERSRNDILHRLIDIQYQRNDMNFVRGTFRVRGDVVEIFPASHGEHAVRVELFGDEIERITEIDVLTGEILGERDHIAIFPASHFVTGEETMKRALVNIERELEERLEELRGQGKLLEAQRLEQRTRYDIEMMQEMGFCSGIENYSGPLTFRERGATPYTLLDYFPDDFICMIDESHVTLPQVRAMYNGDRARKEVLVDHGFRLPSAMDNRPLRFEEFEKKVGQQLYISATPGPYELEKCPEMVQQIIRPTGLLDPIIEVRPTKGQIDDLLGEINDRIRKDERVLVTTLTKKMAEDLTDYLKEIGIKVRYLHSDIKTLERMQILRELRLGVFHVLVGINLLREGLDLPEVSLVAILDADKEGFLRAERSLIQTIGRAARNAEGRVIMYGDKITDSMDKAIKETERRRTIQMAYNEKHGITPQTIQKKVRDVIEATKVAEQKTEYLADVKTKMSKKDRMSLIERMEQEMKEAAKNLQFERAAELRDAVLELKAEL, encoded by the coding sequence ATGCATAACGAAGTCGTCGTAAGCGACAAGAAATTTCAGCTTGTCTCTGACTTTACGCCCCAAGGCGACCAGCCTGCGGCGATCGAGAAGCTTGTTGAAGGATTTGAAGCCGGCGAGCGGTATCAGACGCTGCTCGGCGCTACGGGGACAGGGAAGACCTTCACCGCCGCCCATGTCATCGCCAAGCTGAACCGGCCGACGCTGCTCATGGCGCACAACAAGACGCTTGCTGCGCAGCTGTGCAGCGAGCTTAAGGAGTTTTTTCCGCACAATGCGGTCGAGTATTTCGTCAGCTACTACGATTACTACCAGCCGGAGGCGTACATTCCGTCGTCCGATACCTTCATAGAGAAAGACTCTTCCATCAACGACGAGATCGACAAGCTGCGCCACTCGGCGACCAGCGCCCTGTTCGAGCGGCGCGACGTCATCATTGTGGCGAGCGTATCGTGCATCTACGGCCTCGGTTCGCCGATGGAATACCGCAACATGGTCATGTCCCTGCGGGTGGGGATGGAACGCTCGCGCAATGACATTCTGCACCGGCTGATCGACATCCAGTACCAGCGCAACGACATGAACTTCGTGCGCGGAACGTTCCGCGTCCGCGGGGATGTCGTCGAGATTTTCCCTGCTTCGCACGGAGAGCATGCCGTCCGTGTCGAGCTTTTCGGCGATGAGATCGAACGGATCACCGAGATCGACGTCCTCACAGGCGAGATTCTCGGCGAACGCGACCATATCGCGATCTTCCCGGCGTCCCACTTCGTGACGGGGGAAGAGACGATGAAGCGGGCGCTGGTCAACATCGAGCGGGAGCTGGAGGAGCGCCTCGAGGAGCTGCGCGGACAGGGCAAGCTGCTTGAGGCCCAGCGTCTCGAGCAGCGCACGCGCTACGATATCGAGATGATGCAGGAGATGGGCTTCTGCTCCGGCATCGAGAACTATTCGGGGCCGCTGACGTTCCGGGAGCGCGGGGCGACGCCTTACACGCTGCTCGACTACTTCCCGGATGACTTCATCTGTATGATCGACGAATCGCACGTCACCCTGCCGCAGGTGCGCGCGATGTACAACGGGGACCGTGCGCGCAAGGAAGTGCTCGTGGATCACGGCTTCCGTCTGCCGTCGGCGATGGATAACCGGCCGCTGCGGTTCGAGGAGTTCGAGAAGAAGGTCGGCCAGCAGCTGTATATCTCGGCGACACCGGGGCCGTATGAGCTGGAGAAATGCCCGGAGATGGTGCAGCAGATCATCCGGCCTACCGGGCTGCTTGATCCGATCATCGAGGTGCGGCCGACGAAGGGCCAGATCGATGATCTTCTGGGCGAGATCAATGACCGCATCCGGAAAGACGAGCGCGTGCTGGTCACGACGCTGACCAAGAAGATGGCCGAAGACCTCACGGATTATCTCAAGGAGATCGGCATTAAGGTCCGCTACCTGCACTCCGACATCAAGACGCTCGAGCGGATGCAGATTCTCCGGGAGCTGCGGCTCGGCGTGTTTCATGTGCTCGTCGGCATCAACCTCCTGCGGGAGGGCCTCGACCTGCCGGAAGTATCGCTGGTTGCGATTCTCGACGCGGATAAGGAGGGCTTCCTCCGCGCGGAGCGCTCGCTGATTCAGACCATCGGCCGTGCCGCGCGGAATGCCGAAGGACGCGTCATCATGTACGGCGATAAGATCACCGACTCCATGGATAAGGCGATCAAGGAGACGGAACGCCGCCGCACCATCCAGATGGCCTATAACGAGAAGCACGGCATTACGCCGCAGACGATACAGAAGAAAGTGCGCGATGTGATCGAAGCGACGAAGGTAGCGGAGCAGAAGACCGAATACCTGGCGGACGTGAAGACGAAGATGTCGAAGAAAGACCGGATGAGCCTCATCGAACGGATGGAGCAGGAAATGAAGGAAGCAGCGAAGAACCTGCAGTTCGAGCGTGCCGCGGAGCTTCGCGATGCGGTGCTGGAGCTGAAGGCGGAGCTGTAG
- a CDS encoding TetR/AcrR family transcriptional regulator, producing MSPLTRNRIRAAALHEFAYKGYEGTPLSDIAKEVGIKTPSFYAHFRSKESLLLHLFDDVLQERVETVCRLIRQLEASTPDEMLFRILVLFCHGEDVSEEKLLFLKRLTLFPPPALEQEIKARFLASERLLSEPLCRIFREAADLGAIRPIPADELLASYYCLVDGCFVQRFYYPPHEAEHRLRLAWSIFWNGIRA from the coding sequence GTGTCACCTTTGACGCGCAACCGGATCCGGGCTGCCGCCCTGCACGAGTTTGCCTATAAAGGCTATGAGGGCACACCATTGTCCGATATAGCCAAAGAAGTGGGGATCAAGACGCCCTCGTTCTACGCCCACTTCCGCAGCAAAGAAAGCCTGCTCCTCCACCTCTTTGATGATGTGCTTCAAGAACGCGTGGAAACCGTCTGCCGGCTTATCCGTCAGCTCGAAGCATCCACGCCTGATGAGATGCTCTTCCGGATTCTCGTTCTCTTCTGCCACGGGGAAGACGTTAGTGAAGAGAAGCTGCTCTTCCTCAAACGCCTGACCCTGTTCCCTCCTCCAGCCCTGGAGCAGGAAATTAAGGCTCGCTTCCTCGCATCGGAGCGCCTGCTCTCCGAACCCCTCTGCCGCATCTTCCGTGAAGCGGCTGACCTGGGAGCGATACGTCCCATCCCTGCGGACGAGCTCCTCGCTTCGTACTACTGCCTGGTTGACGGCTGCTTCGTCCAGCGCTTCTATTATCCTCCGCACGAAGCCGAACACCGGCTGCGCCTGGCTTGGAGCATCTTCTGGAACGGTATCCGTGCCTGA
- a CDS encoding SDR family oxidoreductase produces MLPLQGKVAVVAGATRGAGRAIAVSLGEAGAIVYCTGRSVRGRLSPIGRQETIDETAELVTARGGRGIPVRVDHTVEDEVRGLFARVQEEQDGRLDIQVNDIWGGEHLTAWGKPFWESSLEDGLLMQRQAVHSHMITSYYGAPLMTARGQGLIIEVTDGFDYRYRGNLYYSLAKISAIHLAEAMAAELKSTGVTALSVTPGFLRSEQMLDHFGVSEENWRDAIAQEPHYAESETPYLLGRGIAALAADPKVADKAGRILTSWDLSEEYGYSDIDGRRPHWGRYAAKHRLYDNPLTP; encoded by the coding sequence ATGCTGCCATTACAAGGCAAAGTAGCTGTTGTTGCAGGAGCCACAAGAGGAGCCGGAAGGGCGATCGCCGTATCCTTAGGGGAAGCAGGTGCCATCGTCTATTGTACCGGGCGAAGTGTCAGGGGCCGCCTCTCGCCCATCGGACGGCAGGAGACGATCGATGAGACGGCAGAGCTGGTCACGGCCCGGGGAGGGCGGGGAATCCCTGTAAGGGTCGATCATACCGTAGAAGATGAGGTCCGGGGATTGTTCGCGCGGGTTCAGGAGGAGCAGGACGGTCGGCTCGATATCCAGGTCAACGATATTTGGGGCGGTGAGCACCTGACCGCCTGGGGCAAGCCGTTCTGGGAATCCTCATTGGAGGATGGGCTGCTGATGCAGAGACAGGCCGTACATTCCCATATGATCACTTCTTATTATGGAGCGCCGCTCATGACCGCGCGGGGGCAGGGACTCATTATCGAGGTGACGGACGGATTCGATTACCGGTACCGCGGGAATCTGTACTATTCCCTTGCCAAAATTTCGGCTATCCACCTTGCGGAAGCGATGGCCGCCGAGCTGAAGTCCACCGGCGTTACCGCGTTATCCGTAACGCCGGGCTTCCTGCGGTCCGAGCAGATGCTCGACCACTTCGGGGTGAGCGAAGAGAATTGGCGGGATGCGATCGCGCAGGAGCCGCACTATGCCGAATCGGAAACCCCTTACCTGCTCGGACGGGGCATCGCAGCACTGGCTGCCGATCCGAAGGTGGCGGACAAAGCGGGCCGCATTCTTACCTCCTGGGACCTGTCGGAGGAATACGGATATTCGGATATCGACGGCCGACGGCCGCACTGGGGCCGGTATGCGGCGAAGCACAGGCTGTACGATAATCCTCTCACTCCTTAA
- a CDS encoding DUF2759 family protein, giving the protein MFMAAEAGAATASSFTGFDPFVILFTLVIAIGVIRLIGAKKKNPFAIGFGLVSLAVFGLMTVVMVMGWMGQL; this is encoded by the coding sequence ATGTTTATGGCTGCTGAAGCAGGAGCGGCAACGGCCAGCTCGTTTACCGGGTTCGACCCGTTCGTGATCCTGTTCACGTTGGTTATTGCCATCGGCGTGATTCGCTTAATCGGCGCGAAGAAGAAGAATCCGTTTGCCATCGGCTTTGGGCTTGTGAGTTTGGCCGTATTCGGATTAATGACCGTAGTAATGGTAATGGGCTGGATGGGCCAGCTGTAA